A single Schistocerca piceifrons isolate TAMUIC-IGC-003096 chromosome 6, iqSchPice1.1, whole genome shotgun sequence DNA region contains:
- the LOC124803472 gene encoding TRIO and F-actin-binding protein-like — MFDLLLGVTSSLYKIISGKTPYTSRMECANRPPSLLHVGRGCSTKHAQGARCSEAAHASQPPPRCPLPEFEGPALRDRPAAVIRPRAQQLVPNSSCPTARAQQLVPNSSCPTARAQQLVPNSSCPTARAQQLVPNSSCPTARAQQLVPNSSCPTDRAQQLVPNSSCPTDRAQQLVPNSSCPTARAQQIVPNRSCPTDRAQQIVPNRSCPTDRAQQIVPNRSCPTDRAQQLVPNSSCPTARAQQIVPNSSCPTARAQQLVPNRSCPTARAQQLVPNSSCPTDRAQQLVPNSSCPTARAQQIVPNSSCPTARAQQLVPNSSCPTARAQQLVPNSSCPTDRAQQIVPNRSCPTDRAQQIVPNRSCPTDRA; from the exons ATGTTCGACCTGCTGCTGGGAG TGACATCGTCGCTATACAAAATTATTTCCGGcaagacgccgtacacttcgcgcatggaatgtgCCAACCGGCCGCCAAGTTTGCTCCAtgtgggccgtggctgctccactaaacacgcacagggcgcgcgctgcagcgaggcagcccacgctagtcagccaccgccgcgctgcccgctgcccgagttcgaggggcctgcgctgcgcgaccggccggccgccgtcatccgcc CTCGTGCCCAACAGCTCGTGCCCAACAGCTCGTGCCCAACAGCTCGTGCCCAACAGCTCGTGCCCAACAGCTCGTGCCCAACAGCTCGTGCCCAACAGCTCGTGCCCAACAGCTCGTGCCCAACAGCTCGTGCCCAACAGCTCGTGCCCAACAGCTCGTGCCCAACAGCTCGTGCCCAACAGCTCGTGCCCAACAGCTCGTGCCCAACAGATCGTGCCCAACAGCTCGTGCCCAACAGCTCGTGCCCAACAGATCGTGCCCAACAGCTCGTGCCCAACAGCTCGTGCCCAACAGCTCGTGCCCAACAGATCGTGCCCAACAGATCGTGCCCAACAGATCGTGCCCAACAGATCGTGCCCAACAGATCGTGCCCAACAGATCGTGCCCAACAGATCGTGCCCAACAGATCGTGCCCAACAGATCGTGCCCAACAGCTCGTGCCCAACAGCTCGTGCCCAACAGCTCGTGCCCAACAGATCGTGCCCAACAGCTCGTGCCCAACAGCTCGTGCCCAACAGCTCGTGCCCAACAGATCGTGCCCAACAGCTCGTGCCCAACAGCTCGTGCCCAACAGCTCGTGCCCAACAGATCGTGCCCAACAGCTCGTGCCCAACAGCTCGTGCCCAACAGCTCGTGCCCAACAGATCGTGCCCAACAGCTCGTGCCCAACAGCTCGTGCCCAACAGCTCGTGCCCAACAGCTCGTGCCCAACAGCTCGTGCCCAACAGCTCGTGCCCAACAGCTCGTGCCCAACAGATCGTGCCCAACAGATCGTGCCCAACAGATCGTGCCCAACAGATCGTGCCCAACAGATCGTGCCCAACAGATCGTGCCCAACAGATCGTGCCTAA